The Devosia sp. MC521 genome segment ACGGGGTCGAGGGCTGGGACGAGGTCGATGAAGCGGTGAACGAGAGTTTTCGCGAGCGACCCAAGCGCCAAATACTCGGGCGCACGACGTTTGCCTGTAGACCGCACTTTCTCCTACCGTACCAGCGCCATTTGCAACTGAAAGATAACGCCAGCCACGTGGATCGGCTTGGTGAAAACCGGTGCTGTGAGGGGCTCTGGCAGATCCGCGTCTCTATAACCCGTCGTGAATAGATAAGGGATCCGATGGCGGTCCAGCTCTTCTGCAACGGGGAAAATCATTTCCCCGCCGACACTCACATCAAGAACCGCAGCAGCTATGTCGTTCGTGTGCGCTAGCGCGTCTTCGACGCTCAAAACGGGTCCGACTACGTCTGCGCCCAGCGCTTGGAGCTGATCAATTAAGTCGGCGACAAGGAGGACGTCGTCCTCAACGACCAACACACGTCGTCCGCCAAATGCATTGTTTTCATTCATACTTCAGTCTCCCGTTCATGAGCGCTAACGCGGAACGAAAAGAGCTGTTGCTTGGACGTGTGTT includes the following:
- a CDS encoding response regulator, which gives rise to MNENNAFGGRRVLVVEDDVLLVADLIDQLQALGADVVGPVLSVEDALAHTNDIAAAVLDVSVGGEMIFPVAEELDRHRIPYLFTTGYRDADLPEPLTAPVFTKPIHVAGVIFQLQMALVR